A stretch of DNA from Columba livia isolate bColLiv1 breed racing homer chromosome 11, bColLiv1.pat.W.v2, whole genome shotgun sequence:
GGTCAGTGGGGACATTGGCATCCCCATGAGGACGTCAGCCCTGTGCAGATTGCTGCACTGCCACGAGGATGCCCTGTGTATGGGGACAAGACACAGAGcccttccctgctcccctccctgAGATGGGAAAATGCCACCGCTGACGTCCTTTCTAAGGGACATCCATCCCCACCAAAGAGACAGGACCTCCAAGGCCATGTTCACCCAATGTTGCTGTTGTGTCACCCATGGAACAATGCTCGGACAGAAACACCATCACCAGAAGGTCCCAGGGAGCTCCTTTGGGTGGCCCTGCAGACGGTGGCAGGGCTGTGACCCCGATTCTCCTCTTCACAGCACTGTCCCCTGAAACGCGAGCCTGAGGATGGAGTTGGGGTTGAGGTTTGGGTGGGGTTGCAGCCCCATTCCGATGCCCTTCCCAGGACACGTGCCAACCCTGTGGCATTTGTGCTGTTTTCACTTTCACTTTCCggttcccagcagctcctttccCCGCAGCCGCCGCTGAGCGACGTCCCAGCCCTGGTGCAGccaccccctcctgcccccccgcagcagcagctgctcttcgctCCCCGGGGCCTCTTGCAGGACACGCACTTTTGcacatgtcctgcagctcctcGCACTCCACAGCCTTTCCAGGGTCTCCTgccccacctccctccctgtATTGCCAGACTTAACATTTCCAGTGGAATTAGCAAATCAGTTGTAGCTTTAACAATTGGAAACACCCACCCAGGGCTGTTCTACGCTTTGTTCTATTTGGGGTTTGGCTTTCAGCCTTTCTCCGCCTCTTGTGTATCAGGAAGGATGTGAGGTCAGGTTTCATCCCAGCACCAGCTGAACCACCCATGCCCTGCATTTCCCTCAGCTCTTGGAGGAGCGAGCAGCCAGGCTCTGTCATTGACTCGGTCCCAGAGAAAACAATGCTACCTGCCAGCTTTGCAAGCCTTTCCAGCAGTGTGTATGCAGTAAGTACGCTCCAATCTCTGCACCCCATTGCACGCAGCTGCCTGGACGGTGGtcagagcaggacagggaggggaagatGCACAGGGCTTGTCCCGGGATGGCTCCAGCTCGGAGCCGTTGGGAAGGACGGGTGACTCTTGCCTGAGCCCTTGTGCCTGGCAGGATCCATCCCGGGCAGGGTGTGATGGCAGCTGGGACCCTGCCCTGGTGCACGGGCAGGGCGGCACGAGCACGGCTCTGACACcccttttctgttcctctgtcCTTGCAGGTGTCGGGCAACACTGTAAGTAGGAGCTTGGAGAGACCTgtggcagcagtgctggggtcCTGTGGGGCATTGGCATTGAtggtgctggctctgctgcctcctTACCTTTCATCCCTGGTGTGGTTCGTGGACCACCAGATTTTTGCTGTTCAAGAGCATCCGTGAGCACGGTCAGATCTTCGAGGAGGTTTCTGGGAGCAACTTGCAGCCTGGGGACATCTTGCTCTTCCCCTTGGACAGACTCAAAAACTTCATTGTCCAGACTATCTTCAAGCATGCCATGTACTGTGTGGATGGCGAGGTCATACACTTTGTGAGTAAGTGCCAGACACTCTGGTCCCATTCGGGTTGTAGTGATCCTcaaagtgtggccagcagctgCAGTGTCTGGACTGATGGGCGGCTCTTGCTTTTCCAGCTTCGGAAACGTGATGTGATCAGCAGTTAGATGACTTCTGGTATGACCACCAAAGGAGGTTtggtgaaaatgaaaaaggagaggggaaacTACCTGATTTACCAGAAAAAAGATGGGGTTAAACTCAATGACTTCGGAGGAAAGTCATGGAGGCGATGAACAGCGAAGCTGAGTATTGCGCCAGCAAGAACAACTGCATCCACTTCACCCTCTCCCTCCTGGGCTTGGAGAAGTTCTCCTCACAACtggtgagcacggagctggtGTCACGGCCGCGGTGGGACGGCTCCTGcacccacccccagccctgcgtTTGCATCCTGACCTGATTCCCCCTGGGGTGCCCATGGGCGGTGGGGACAGCGGTGGGGACAGCGGAGCCCCCTGCACATGGACAGCTTTCTCTTGCAGGTGGATTTCCAAGATGAAGGTGACAGCAGCAGCGGTGGGGCTGTAAGTATCCAATATCAGCCCGCCCAGTGGGATTTGGGTTCCGTGGCAAGGCTGTGGGGTCTAAAGGAGGGCTGAGTCTTGAGGAGGATTGGGGTCCCCCAAGAGGGATGGGTTCTCCTGGAAGGACCTAACAGGCCTAGAAGGACTTTGAGGTCCCCAGAAGGCCTTGGGGTCCCAAGGTGAGTTTAGGTGTCCCAATGCCTCACCCCAGGGAAGGAGCTTTTCTTTGAGTGGGTGGGGgacatttctttctgcttcctggaGCTTAATTTTTGTGTGCTAACCTGATGTTTTCTTGAACTTCGCTACTTGAAACGTGCcctatttcttctgctgcctcAGTCCTGCCTGATGGGCTGAGAGAGCTGCCCGGCTGCCACCAGCCTCTGGGGCTTCTTAGCTGCCCCGGATAATAATGACTGAAACACCGGCCAGTATCAGTAATTACCAGTGAAGAACAGTAATAACAACTTCAATAGTAATttctataataaataaataatttacaatATATAATATATCACATATATGTCATACATCAGACATCATAATATAGTTATGGTGGCTGTTTCTTGTCTGGCTGCTGGGACCCCACACAGCCGCTCTGTCATCCTCCCCCCACAAgtggaaagagagaggaaaatacaagaaaaggCTCATGGGTCCAACTCGGCACAGGGAGATCACCCAGCATGTAttgtcatgggcaaaacaggcTCAGCTTGGGGAAATTAATTCCATTTATTGCCATTCAAAGCAGAGCAGGCTAATGTGACTGGCTGTACCGCATCACCTCTGCCCCACCTGCAGCTCAGGGACATCACCTCCTGGGGATGTGGGGCCTGGACAAAGTGCTGTGAAGTCAGAGGGGTCTGGACgcagctgccctgcagcagtgGGTCCGGGTGGCCATGGATCAGGCACTGGAGGTTGATGCCGTCACCTGGAACTGCCTCGAGTtggcccttgtcctgctgggcCAGTTCGCCAGTGCCATGGTGCATACAACCACCCCAGTGTGAGCCACCACCCCAGTGGACTCCGACACCCTGCCCAGGGTCACCACTGCCCACCTGCCGTCCCAGGTGTACGAAGCGATGCAGTGATGGAGGTGACAATGGGCCTGAGGGACATAGGGGGCTGGAGCATCTGTCCCCAGGGACCAGTGTTGTGCCGGTAGTGTTGGCATTGCTCTTGCGTGGCAATGGATGGTTTCCATGGAGTGGCTGTGCCAACCCTGTggcatttctgctgttttcacttTCACTTTCTggttcccagcagctcctttccCCGCAGCCGCCGCTGAGCCACGTCCCAGCCCTGGTGCAGCcaccccctcctgcccctccgcagcagcagctgctcttcgctCCCCGGGACCTCTTGCAGGACACGCACTTTTGcacatgtcctgcagctcctcGCACTCCACAGCCTTTCCAGGGTCTCCCCCACCACCTGCTTCCTTTCCCAAACTTAACATTTCCAGTGGAATTAGCAAATTAATTGCAGCTTTGAGAAGTGGAAAAACTGTCTGGGGATTTTCTGCACTTTGTTCTCTTTGGGGTTTGGCTTTCAGCCTTTCTCCGCCTCCTGTGTATCAGGAAGAATGTGAGGTCAGGTTTCATTCCAGCACCTGCTGATCCACCCATCCCCTGCATTTCCCTCAGCCCTTGGTGGAGCAAGCAGCCCGGCTCTGTCACCAGCTCTGTCCCAAAGGAAACTATGTTAAGACTCGCTGCTGCCATTGTTGGCGGCATTGTAGGTGCTGCAGGAATTGCAGGTGTTGGTGCCAGCCTGGTAAGTACGCTCCAATCTCTGCACCCCGTTGCACACATCTGCCTGGATGGTGGtcagagcaggacagggaggggaagatGCACAGGGCTTGTCCCGGGACGGCTCCAGCTCGGAGCCGTTGGGAAGGACGGGTGACTTTTGCCCGAGCCCTTGTGCCTGGCAGGATCCATCCCGGGCAGGGTGTGATGGCAGCTGGGACTCTGCCCTGGCGCACGGGCAGGACGACACGAGCACAGCGCTGACACcccttttctgttcctctctccTTGCAGATGTTGGGCAACACTGTAAGTAGGAGCTTGGAGAGACCTGTGCTGGCATTTTGGGGGTCTGGGAGCTGTTGGGGTCATAGAGCTGGTTCTGCTGCCACTTGACCTTCTCTCCCTGGTGTGGTTTGTAGTCGACCAGATTTCTGCTGTTCAAGAGCATCCCTGGGCATGGGGACATCTTTGAGGAGGTTTTTGAAGGTGAGTTGCAGCCTGGGGACATCTTGCTCTTCCCCTTGGACAGAAGCAATGACATTGTCAGCAGGGCCCTCTTCAAACATGCAGCTGTCTACTGTGGGGATGGAGAGGTCATACACTTTGTGGGTAAGTGCCAGTCTCCCTGGCTCCTTTGGGGTTCTGGTGGTGGCCAAAGTGTGGCCAGTGTTTGTGGTGGCTGGGCCAGGGTGATGGGCAGCTCTTGCTTTTCTAGGCACGGGCACTGCTGGTCCCAGCAGCAGTCAGACGATCCCTGGTCTGATCAGCAAACAAGGCTACCAAACCCTGATAAAAGAAAGGGGGCAATGCCGGATTTACCGGAAGAAAGGTGGCGTTAATCTCAGTCATTTCCGTAATAGAGTCAGAAATGCGATGAGAAGTGAAGCCAACTATAACGCCTACACAAACAACTGCATCCACTTCGCCCTCTCCCTTCTGGGCTTGGAGAAGTTCTCCTCACAACtggtgagcacggagctggtGTCACGGCCGCGGTGGGACGGCTCCTGcacccacccccagccctgcgtTTGCATCCTGACCTGATTCCCCTGGGGTGCCCATGGGCGGTGGGGACAGCGGTGGGGACAGCGGAGCCCCCTGCACATGGACAGCTTTCTCTTGCAGGTGCAAATCCGATGTTAatgttgcagctgctgcagtggggCTGTGAGTATCCTCATGTCAAACCTCAGGCAGGGATTGGGGTCCCATGGAGGAATGTGCGGTCCAAGGGATGGCTTTTGTTTCTCCAGGAGGGCTACAGGTTTCCTCAGAGCATTTGGGAGTCCCCAGTAAGGCTGTGGGGTCCCTCACAGGATTTTGGGGACTCTAGCATGGCTGTGGGGTCCCCAGCAGCATTTTTGGGtccccagcagggctgtggggtccccagcagggctgggctccagctgccagtgctgccagGGGACCTATCTGCACGGGCTGGGAAGGGCAGTGCAAGGGATCACTGTACCCTCCCCCCTTTCCAGGTCATCTGAAGCCCCACAGCCCGGTGGGGCAGGGGAGCAGCCACATGGCGTGAGGAGTGgcagccccatgtccctggAGGATGGTCCCCCCCAACCCACAGAGGAGCCTCAGCATCGCCCCGCGCACCCCAACAACTTGCCCAGGGAAGGAGCTTTTCTTTGGGAGGGTGGGGGACGTTGCTTTCTGCTTCCTGGAGCTTAATTGCCATGTGCTAATCTGATGTTTTATTGAACTTTGCTACCTGAAACGAGCCTGATTTTACCTACAGCCTCAGTCCTGCCTGATGGGCTGTGAGAGCTGCCCGGCTGCCACCAGACTCTGGGGCTTCATAGCTGCCAATACTAGTAATTACCAGTGAAGAACAGTAATAACAACTTCAAAGTCATCtctataataaaattaataatatacAATATATTATGTCGCATGTATCTGTCATATATCATAAGACAGTTGCGGTGAGTTAGCCTTTTGCGGGACTGGTTTCCCACACACCCACTCTGTCACTCTCCCTCAACAAATGGACAGAACgagaaaaatacaatgaaaggCTTGTGGGTCCAACTCAGGACAGGGATATGACCCAGCAGGTGCCGTCATGGTTAAAACAGGCTCAACTGGGGGAAATTAATTCCATTTATTGCCATTCTAATAAGAGAAGGACAATGAGAACAAAGGACGAACTTCTGCCACATGCGTCCTTCCCAGTGGCTGCAGTTCTCCACAGGCTGCTCCAGCGTGAGCTGCTGTCCATGGGGTGACAGGTCCTACCTGGTGCTGTCTCCATGAGCCTGTTGGGATGGGCTTCTTGAAGGTCTCTCCCAGGGCCTTATGGCTCCCCATGGGTCCCATCAAACATGACAGCTGGGTTTGAGACCATCACTGGCTGGGTGACACAGACGTGAGactctgcaggagctgcactAGTACCTCGGTGGTGACACAACCTCTGTCTGGGGTGACAGGTGGGAGTAGAGCTGTGCCACGGCCATCACCACCTGCCAGGAGGCACCCGAGTGTCACCCACTGTGTACAGGATCTCCCAGGGCACCCAAAGGATCCCGGGTCAACCCAAAGCTCCTGCACTCACGTTCTGGTTGGGGCTGAGGAACTGGGTGCGCATGTTGATGATGAGCACCTGCCCCCACTCCTAAAGGTCGATGAGCAGGTTGCAGAGCTTGCGGTAGTTCTTGTGGATGAGGCCGTTGCGCTCAGGGCAGACCTCCTCGAATGCCATCACCACGCTGCCGGCCACCAGCTGTGCAGGGAAAGCCCAGGGTGACCACCGGGGTGGTGGCATCTCTGTGAGGATGCccttcctggggacagcagtCTCCCTGTGAGGATGCTGGCGCAGTGGGGACACTGGCATCCCTGTGAGGATGTCAGTCCTGCAGGGATAGCTGCAATACCATGAAGATGACCTATCCATAGGACAAGACATTGAACCCTTCCCTGGTCCCCTCCCTGAGATGGGAAAATGCCATCGCTGTCCTCTTTTCTAA
This window harbors:
- the LOC106145967 gene encoding uncharacterized protein LOC106145967 isoform X3; the encoded protein is MLRLAAAIVGGIVGAAGIAGVGASLMLGNTSTRFLLFKSIPGHGDIFEEVFEGELQPGDILLFPLDRSNDIVSRALFKHAAVYCGDGEVIHFVGTGTAGPSSSQTIPGLISKQGYQTLIKERGQCRIYRKKGGVNLSHFRNRVRNAMRSEANYNAYTNNCIHFALSLLGLEKFSSQLVQIRC
- the LOC106145967 gene encoding uncharacterized protein LOC106145967 isoform X2, with product MEAMNSEAEYCASKNNCIHFTLSLLGLEKFSSQLVDFQDEGDSSSGGAMLGNTSTRFLLFKSIPGHGDIFEEVFEGELQPGDILLFPLDRSNDIVSRALFKHAAVYCGDGEVIHFVGTGTAGPSSSQTIPGLISKQGYQTLIKERGQCRIYRKKGGVNLSHFRNRVRNAMRSEANYNAYTNNCIHFALSLLGLEKFSSQLVQIRC
- the LOC106145967 gene encoding uncharacterized protein LOC106145967 isoform X1, yielding MKVTAAAVGLPWWSKQPGSVTSSVPKETMLRLAAAIVGGIVGAAGIAGVGASLMLGNTSTRFLLFKSIPGHGDIFEEVFEGELQPGDILLFPLDRSNDIVSRALFKHAAVYCGDGEVIHFVGTGTAGPSSSQTIPGLISKQGYQTLIKERGQCRIYRKKGGVNLSHFRNRVRNAMRSEANYNAYTNNCIHFALSLLGLEKFSSQLVQIRC